A window of Eucalyptus grandis isolate ANBG69807.140 chromosome 4, ASM1654582v1, whole genome shotgun sequence genomic DNA:
TTTGTGACTTTGATGCAGTGCTTTGCAACTTGAGTTGTTTTCTAAATCACTTTCATTAGGACTGAACTGTTGAAGCAAGAATTTACATATATAATATCTGAGCTTTTTAACTCTCTAGCATTCTATGTCTACAACTTTATGGTTCAGAATCACCACTGGAGGGAGATAGGGAGAGACAgaaggttgtttttttttttggggggagctTCCACCCGGTTGTGGTTATACCGTTGAATCAATAACCTGCTTCAGCCAAGTCTTCCATTCGGTTGTGGTTCTACCGTTGAATCAATAACCTTCTTCAGTCAAGTCTTGGGAGGTGTAGGGAGTTGAGCTCTTGCTCTTGAATAAATCCGCCTATCTCGTTGTATCAGCCAAACATCTTTTCAGTTTAGTTTATTAGATACAACACAATTTATTCAAAGTTGTGTTTTACTTTTAGCTGTGATAGACTGCTGGTGAGGGAGACTTGACCACCACCAATGCACAACCTCAGAGAGTATATCCCACGCGTTGGTTGTATTTTTAACTTCTTATTTACTAAACTCTTTACTTGTTATATTTGTACCATTTGTGCTGGCTTAAAAGTCAAACATGGAAGTCCACATGTTACTAAACTTGGAAATATCTTGATATATATCTTCAATTGCATAATATGCCTCTCTTTGTTCTAGGGTATGTGGTCGTGTCAAGCTGCCTCATTTTATTGCTGCAGTGGGGATAGAGGAAGGGAAGATGGGCAGAACTCGTGAACCATCTTGCCAGGTGTACTATGTTAATTACCTTTAGCGGTATACTCACAAAGCAAGATGTTGCCTGATGTTCTTTAGATGATTTTTCACTTTGTTTAAGAGCCTGTAGTACAAGCGTTTCTTTTTGGCTGGAGTAGTGCAAGTTGTAGTCCGCTTGATGCTTTTTTAATTCATGTTACCGAATTATTTAGGCAACATCAATGGTGAGTGGagttttttctttggccaaatgcGTTGACTAGGTTGGATTGGCCATCCACAAACTAATAGTCTAGTTGCCGTGGATGAATAATTGCAGACGCTCAGATTCCTGTAGATAATTCAGGGCAAAACTTGCATGTGCCTGTGCTTTGTTAAAACCTCTTTCGTGATTGATGTAAGTGAATGAGACATGAGGCGCAAGTGGTACTGGTAAAAACCGCTGCAGTGAAGGATGATGCATTAAGTCATTGGTTGATCTTTCTTTCAATGTATTGCACACGGATGCCTTCCATTGTTAGGCTGGTTGCATTGTGTATTCTGGATCAGAGACTGTTACACTCTTTTCTTTAGCTTTTCAATATGTTCAAGATCCCATCATAGGAGATCAGGTTTTATTTGTCAAGTAGGAGTAAAAGACAGGTTGGGGACCAGTAAGATAATGTTCATGTCATTTGAGCATGACTTTGCCCATCGCTATGGTCTGCACGAGAGTATATGTTAAAAGTATATGGGGATGTTAGATTTGAGTTTTTAAGTAGAGGACAAGATGACTCCTGAGCCAGCACTTAGAGTGGCACTCCAATGTCTGAAGTCTCAAAATGATCGTTTATTCGAGGATATGGAGTTAGTAATAGTTTATTGAATTACCTTGGAGGATGTAAAGACAAAATTCAATCATCTTTGGTATTTCTGAAGAGGCTCAATGCCTTACTAAATAGAAGTCTGATAGAGACTTCTCTGTTAGGACATATTTTTAGTCTCCTGCCAATTCCCACATCAGCTCATGTACTTGTGAAGCTATTTCTGTGAGTCAGTAGTCAAATTCAGAAGGAAATTGTCGTCCAAAATTGTAAGACATGGTTTTTCCGTGGTTTTCTACCTAGACCACTAACAGCGGGTGAGTTGGCTCGACTAGTCTGCGTAAGTTAGTCCAAGTTGGCACAATTTATCAGCTAATGCCATAACCCATTGCCAAAACCTgctttttcagaaagatatattcaagCATCTAGTATCTCATGCTGCCTTTGGTACATCAACACCGCTATGTGAGGTTACTCCTGAATCCAAAGTCTTTGTGGTACCAGTTTCTTGAAACGAGCAAACCGTTGAAAGTTCGTGTCTGGGTTAAAATCCTTGGTGAGACTACTCGTGGATGAGATCCTCTGTCTGTCTCCATTCGTACTTTCTATGGTATTTCAATCATTACAATATCAGTACGTGAGTACGGCATTCGTtctgaaatttgtgattgaataCATCGATGGTTTTCATGGTATAAAAACAAAGGATCTTCATCTCCAACTGGAATGTCCTTTCCGAACTTTTGATTCCATCATGAACTTCAATGTCACCTTTGGCACCGCAACACAAGTAAATGTGTTGTTTTCtatgccaatttttttcttatcaaaatttggGTGATCCTTATTCTACAATTGCCATTTTGTGGCTTTTGAGTGAATCAAGAGcaataaaatacaaaagatcTCGCAGTAGCCACGTCAAGTGTATCCTGCGTGTTCGATCAGCCGGCCAAAACGACAATCTCCCACGCAGCGATCCTTCTCTACATGTGACACCTCCACGAATTTCTCGCCCTCTCCCTGAGCACTTCTGTAGCCTCTCGGGTTGTAACTTCTTGCCCCTTTTCGTAACTCCTATGCAAATGTCGTGACGCACAAAACTCAAAAGCCTTTCCGTTGAGGGGGCAACATTCTCCCTGTTTTTCTATCTGATGGTGCGGTCGATCCGCATgcaattcttttaatttttaccTTTTCGTCTAATGTTTACTTATGATGAGCGTTATAAGAAGGGAATCCAGGATACATTACATATGTTCGATTTGGAATACAGCTATCTTACGCGATTCGGTTATTTACCAAGACAAGTAGATATAGACCAAGTCTCGGAATTTCCCCAATTCGATAATTGGGATCATCTCCACGTGGGTTGGTGTGAATTCATAGTCATGAAAATAATTTCACCCGAGATCAGTTTTGCGTGTTAGGATGTGCATTCTCAATGAAATTTGTTCAATTCATCCATGAGAGATAAGAATAATGGGGGCACAGATCAAGATTTGATTACACGAGCACATCGCTAACAGCGTAAATGCGACTGGTCTCTTAAATCAATCCCAATAATGAACGGACTATCAGCAGTGGGGTCTCATGAGCAAGATCTGCTTCAAACTTAAAATATACTAGACATTGTAAAATCGAAATAAACTCACGAAATTCAATCGCATTAAGGCTAATTTCTTGAGCCCATGCAAGTTTATCATTAAGATTCACGTACTCCTTACGGAGTACCATATTGCAGAATATGCAGAAACGCATCCGAATTAAGATATCCAAGTCGTCTATAACAATGTGTATCAATTCCAGAACCGCGCATTGCAGAGACTTTTCGCTAGTTCTACAAGAAGTGTCGAGAAGCCACTTCACAAATCTTAGTGATGTCTAATTTTACTTCTTCACGTGACAAGTGGATACTGAAGTGATGCTGTTTTCCCTTCTCTATGTGGTTGTGGAAAGCTTCATTTCCTAtcatgtttcatttttctttccggATGAGCAACTGCATCCTAATGACCAACTGCATCCTTCACCAGTTGCTCTGTTTTGCGATACAGcacacccccccaaaaaaaaggttaaaatagAAGAAGCCATAGACAAACGAATTGTTCTGACATCTAAAGCAGAGGAAGAGGATACTATTGAGCATTACCAACATGGACCCATCCAAAACATGCTGCTTCTATTTACAATATAACCTCCTATCTACCAATGAATAAAGATCAGTTACCTTTTCTTGATAATGAGAAAAAATCCGAAAGAAGTGAGCTGACCATTGAAGGTACCAGTCTTAGAACCATAATTGCAGAAATAGGTGCCATTTGCAATTAAAAAGAGCGATGAAGCTTTTGAGCACGACAGACTGTACGACAGAAGTGCCCATAAAAAGTCCCAAGATTGATggttcaaaagaaaatcatatttGGTCAACGTCTTTTAAGTGACGCTTGACAACCAAAATGATAATCAATCCCTCATCAAACGACCTTTCCCCACTACAAGAAAATCTCGCGCATTGCCCAGACACAAAACATATAAATTGACGTCCAAAAATACTAAGTCATGGTGATGGTTTAAGCCTTTTACTCCCATGTCCCCTAATAAACATCCAATTCTAAATCTGGCATGGCATTTCCTAAATGGCTTAACAAGGCTGCcattgagaaaaggaaaatgctaccTGTTAGAAACCAGGTATTTCACCTGGCATAGGAGCCAATTCGTTCTTACTGAACCGTTCTTCATCATAAAAGGTTGCGTGAACCACTCGTCCCCCAAAGTACCGACCATTGAGATCGACAAGTGCTTTGGTTGTTTCTTCCGCTCtctcaaattgcacaaaaatCCGGACTGCTTCCTCGGCGGGAAAGTTTGGTTCTGTTATCTCAAATATAAGAACCTTAGTAACAGTGCCATACTTTGCACACTCTGATGCGACTTCCTCTTCTAGGTCATCATCTACCTCGCCAGGACCCACCTTCAAGAAGAAAACAACATTAGGGTAAGCCACTTTCTCCTTCATAACGTCATAGAAAACCTATTACATGCCAACACATATATCAACCAAAGCAAAATATCAGAGGGCACATGCAAAGCACTCCAACGGAAGAGAACAACAAAACAGGACTTGATTTCTTGTCCCACATTGCAGGGAACCATCAACAACCAAACTTGATTTCCTTTCCATCTATCAACCAAAATGGTGGACTAAAATACAAAAAGCCAACAGGCAGTTCTTGCAATGCACCTAAAGTGAACATAAATATTGCTCTACtgtgataaaataaatcatcaGGGGCAAAAACTTGGCAGCTTGCGATTTGCTTAATACACATGCTACATGGTGTGTTGGATACAGTTATCTCGTTTCTgttcacaaaataaattaaaaaagttgcTGTCTACTGTATATAGCCTCCCCAGATATAAATGAGTTTGGCTACGCTTCTAACTCAAACTATCCCAGAATGTGATGCACAGATCATTGGTTCAAATAGCATATAATCAGACCACCATAGAGTACTCTCGAGAGTTAAAAGTTTAATACTATCCTTCTAATAGATCCTGCAACTTCTTGCTACTAAAATTTGAACTTTATAATGGACTTTCTTGCTTGATAAGCAAACATTTCTGCATCTTTCCAGAATAATTAGGTTATTCGTTTAATTTGTTCAAAACAAATACTATCGTCGGGAAGATATCCAACATATCTCAATTAAATTAGTCTTTTCCCAAATTGAAAAACTTATATTCATACGATTGAGTTTGTTCCATATTTATAAAACGCAGATCCTCACTATCTCATATTTGAAAGTGCACCAAAGCAATCTTCTGATGCAAGACTAAAGCTACTCATGTAAATGGTAGTAAATGTATAAGAAACTAGTTGTAAAAACAATCATAACAGACGACTCAATTTTCCCACCACATCTTGTACTACtccacattagaaaaaaaagggagaatgCAGTTCAGAATCCAACAGAAGAAAAATGGCCAAACAAATACAATAAACTGATGATGGGGAGCCATTAGAAAATGAATCGGGTGGCAAGCTGCTACAGAAACACAAATCTGACAAGCGAAGTAAGGTGATAGAAACATTCATGTATAAGAAGTTTATTGTTAACAGCACAGCAAGAGTATCAACACAAAACCAATCCTTacaggaaattaaaaaaaagtccaCCATCTCTACTAATAACTGAGTATGTATCTTGCCCTCAGCACTAAACATTCCAACTCTAAACACTGTAGCATGACCTCCTACGCTATTCCTACACATACAAGGCCTACCACAGTCGACAAGTCACCAAGATGCAACAAGTTAACAAAGTGTCAAAACTAAATAGGGCCTGTGAAGCACCTGAAAACTTCTGAGAAGCTCCTGAAAACTTCTGAGAAGCTCTAACCATGCTAACAAATCTTCACCAACATCAAAATAAGCTCACTCAATGAAAGCCTAAGCATCGAGTccattaaataatataaaagactCGATCTTCCCTAATTTTCTGCCCCTTCCTTCTAAAAAATTGGCTAAGGGCTCTTGCTTACAAGAAAATGCCAGAAAAATGTAAGCATTTGCCTGCAACATCACCTAGTCCAATTTATCAGAACGGGGAAAAAGATTGTGATCTTTGCATTTGCCATGAGCAAACCCCAAGGCTGCATCAAATCGAATCAAATTTGATAAAATACTCTTATATCCTTCTTTTTGCTTGGGAAATAAACTTAAATAACGCCAAATATGGGCGTATACTATCAGATTGAATGTTCAGGCATTGGGAACGCAGCTACATAATATACTCAGAATCCAAACAACAACATCGCGATATCTAAAAATCAAGCAATCTCAACAAGTAACCACTTTCAATATCTCCATTTTGCAAAAGACAATAAAATTGATGCATATCTCACTTATCAAGTAGAAGTAATAATGGATGAAGCAGAGAAGTGTATTTTGAGTCCTGTGTGAATGTCGAATGCCACTAAAGCTCAAGGGAAAATTCTATTAGGGGCAACAAGGCTAGCAATGCTTTACAGCACAAAATGTTGGGCAATCAAACACCAACATGtgcacaaaataacaaaatgtGTAGTTTGCCTCAGGTTATGCATGCCCTTTTTCAGCAATATAGAATCAGCCCATTGAGAAAATCAAAGGACCAGCAAGTTCTTATCACAATTGGCAGTATCTAGGCATATAAACAAACAAGGGTGGAACTAGAAAAGGAGTTCGGGTCCTGGTTTTTAGGCAAAGATTGTGGTACCCATTTACTCTAttgtttccttaaaaaaaaatttgttgccaCACTTCTGATGCACCTACTTCAGTTTCGCATTAGCACAATTTTTTACACTCAAACAAAAGGCAAGTAACTGAAATCCACACTGTACTTTGATGCTAAACTACAAACTTAGAAAAAAAGcataaatatttattatgtgCCATCATAATTTCAACGCGACTCCATTAGGCACCAAAACCTTCGTTGTAAATTGTGCAAGAGACTCTTAATAAGCTTATACTGCAAACGGACCAGTAAACAAGTTCgttcattttaacaaatatGAAAGTAGATGCAGAGTTAACTTCACATTACTGATCATGGCAAGCAGATATCGGAATAAGCATGGACTACTACAGAGATCCACAAGCATAAAAGAGAAGGGAAGGATAGCAGCTGTGGGAAATTATTCTAAATCATGATCTTCCTCAGGAAGCAATCAAGTCGACATATCGATACTGATAGAACAAGCAGGTAGAAGCACTGACCATGTTTCTGAGCATCAAAACCCGAGTCGGCTGGCCATTGAAATTGACACTCTTCACCTTCTTCTCTGGCTTCGATTCACTTGCATTCACGATGACTCCGGCCCTCCGATCCGTCTTCTTCGCCATCAGCGGCGTCGTGATCCCCTGCTCCTGCTTCCCAAGCCCCTGCCCCTCCTTCCAACCCATCTTCGCCATCATCCTCTGTGCGGCCGTCATCTGACCCCCCGCGCCCACGCCCAACCCCGGCGTCTCCGACTTCCCAATGGTGAACCCGTCCGCACTCCCTGGCGGCGATGGCGACCTCGgagccggcgccggcgccggcgccccCGCCCCGCTCATCGCGGCCCGCCGCTTCCACGCCTCCTCGCCCGAGATGTTCCGGTCCCTCTCCCGATCCCTCTCccgctcctccctctccctcctctccctctcctcctcctcctcctgcctCCTCCTCTCCAGCTCCCTCCtccgctccgcctccgccgccctcTTCTTCCGCTCCCTCCGGTACTCCTCGTAGTCGTTCGGCCTCGCGGGGTCGTACTCCTCCACGATCGTCGACGTCACCCCGACCAGCGCGGGCTGCGCCGCCGCGGCGTCATCCTGCGGCGGCGGAAGCGGAAGCGACGCGGCGGCTGGCTTCGGGGGCGGCGGCGCGGGGCCGGAGGCgggggcttgggcttgggcggGGGGCGGAGGATGGTCTGGGGGCGAGGGAGGGCTTGCGGAGGGCGGGCGGGGCGAACTTGGCGCTGCTGGACCAGACGGTGGAGGCGGGGTTGGCGCCGCTAGGGTTCTCGTCGTCGGCGGAGGAAGGCGGCGGCAGGTCCCCGTACAGTCCCcccaacatctctctctctctctcttctttctctctctctctctaggggGCGCGAGCGCTGCTCTGCGAGATGGAAGGTCAAGAAGAATGGCGTTgcggcgaagaagaagacgccattgacgacgacgacgaggggGAAggatttgggttttttttttttttttttatcgcgAGTTCCTTCTTCTgctgctggtggtggtggttcgagAGAGATCTGTCGAATCCtgttatttttctttgcttccGCAATTCGATTTTGGTCCTTGAAATTCCTCCAGATTCGCCCCCCAAAATTATGCAGTACGACGTGGCGTCTACCTGTCGACCACAGCCACGTCAgctcttcgtctctctctctctctctctcaaacaaggGGTGAGCCACCTGGAACCTGGCGGATACTCAAACCTCCCTCGCGTATACAAGTATCTAAAAACCTGCCCCCACATTAGTTTTAGGGTCTACCAATCTTTTACTTATgctattaatttaataattatagaaaatcaTCATATTCGATGATTATCATTTGCTTCAATTTATTGATCAAACTCATAttcaaacatataaaaattatgaaatattaacaaaatgaaagcctTAGTCACCACATTAAACAGATTCTTTAATTCTCGATCTACCTTCCAACACTCATCGTTATAAGCAATGAACAAACACCGTGCCTACATGGACAACATCCATTTTGTTGACTTATGGGCGATCCCTACACCGTGGCGCCCACTTATTGTCCACCTCAGCACTTTcgtcttgctctctctctctctctccccgttaaGCAAGGAATAAAATGCAGTCCACCCACTGCTGGATCTGCCCCGCCGACGCCCCCGGCATCAACGCTTACCCATTGCTGCCACACTCGAACACCGCCATTGCCAGTAGCTCACTCGGCAACTGCCTACAAGCTCAGCCCTCCGCCACCATTAGCACCACCTAAAAGTTATGCAATAGCCCTCCATAACGTAATTGGCCATCATATCCAGTTCACACACGAAAATCTCATTCTCATACGTATTTCCCCCTCCCACCATTTTTCTAGCATCCACAACCAGACGTCCACGTATatgaaattaaggaaaaatggagCATACAGtgttagccaaaaaaaaaaaatctatacaaGCGGTCTCACCTGCCCTTAATTTGAGGATTTTAACTATCAACTCTCTCAGATCAACAGTGTAATAAATCAATCATGTATCTTTTCCACACCACCGGGAGTATGCTATCACGTAATTACTTTGTTTACCATTTTGCATATGTGCTATACTAAAGATCACACGAGCAGAGCCGGATACATAATAATTCTCAGGAGCGAAGCAAATGTCACTGATCATCTCTATGCACAGCGTCTAGGACAAGGTTCTTCTGCTAAAGATGACCCTCCAGGATGATGCTCTGATTGTAGACCTTGGGTTGCAGGCTCTTCATCTTGCTTACTTCCTCTGTGTTCAATGGTAAACGTGTGTTTCTATCGTCCCTTTCGCACCATAGAGGCAATATTTCAACCGCAATCTTCTGCAGCATATTCTGCTCGAAGCTCTCCTTTACAAGCTCTTCTAAGGGcccatttggttcggttttgaGGAAATGCCTTGGAagaatgcaaatacttttgagGTAAAGGGGTTTTTCGAAATACtaactgtttggtaaactataactgaaaagtgttttagggaaatgcaagactgtttggtaaatatatatttgaaaagccatttAGTGCAACCatattaagttttttagttttagtatttttaaaattgcaaaaaagaaacaatgactatatatcttttacattaaccttttacattttcatgttgagagtaatgtaaaagatatatattagtaaatttatttaaaaattatattaaaagaatttgattatagattagatgcaaagctcaacttttagCCTAGgattcttttaggtttgttttcaactttgaatatttttttttaattattgtaatattaatcatcttcgttaattaattatgatcctaatgtattaataaaaagttgggctattgattgtcaaaagataaacatgacaaaaaaagaagaagaaggtgaacccaacatttgcaaagggtttttattattattcttaaaatataaaaataaaatccgatgaaaCTCCGTCGCCGATCAACGGTGGTTGGGGTGTGGGGAAGATGATCggtttaaagaaaacaaaaaaagaagaagttaacgGATAAATAATAGAGGTGGACTTGCATTTCCGAAATGCTTGAAAGCAAAGGTTTTGGGCTTTTCAGCGCCAAGCATTTGGCCAAGACacctccaaatgctgaaccaaacacccaattttttttttcaaggggcTTTCGTGGCTGAAAGCCTCTTGGAATACTGAACCAAACATGGCCTAAGTCATCTGTATTCCCTGTATAGTCTAACTGGACGCTGCACAGACCTGGACGTGTACAATAGTCCAAGATGGCATTCACAGTAATCTGATCTGAAATAACTGTCTCGACTCCTTCCAGCGACGCTTTTGATTCCACTTCGCTCCCTTTGCCTGTAAAGATTATAAGCTTGGGATTAACTCCTGTGGTCAGACCTGGGACTTCGAGTGTGGCATTGGAACTTCTTGCTATTACTATCCGAAGGGTTTTCTTAGCACTGGGTTCTTGGGAAGTGGGAAGAGACGGTTTATCATGTAAGTAGGTTGAAGAGAGTATGACTGCATCATATTCCTGCGGTAACTTGGAGTAGTATCCACCAGAGTCAATGGCTCCTTCACCAAGATGATCTGAGACTTGTCCATTAAGGGAGATGGAGTACCTAAAAGCCATAGAAACTATTTCACTTGCTTGATTCAAAAGTTCAATCCCAGTATTGTTTAAAGATGCTTTCTCCCCGGCATATGCAAATTGGTGCATCTTCAATTCTGATAGAAATATATAACCAAAGACCTATCTTTACTGAAGCAGCTACTTCGACCAAGTTTTCGTCACAACCAGCTGAAAGATACATGTATAAGCACGAGTACTTGTATACATGGATGAACATTTTTCTCGACATGAAGATCAACATTTTGCATTTCGTATACAACAGCAAGAAGAGTTTTTCCAGTGAGCATCTGATGGGTATAGGCCTCATTGAGCTTCTTGCATAGCCCTTCCTCCACACCAGCAGTCACCACGATCCCTGCAGCTCTTAATCTATCAACACCTTTGGAAGCTACAATTGGATTAGGATCTATTATCCCAACTACCCCCTTTCTTACTTTGGCTTTGATTAGTGCTTCTGTACGGTTCCAGGCTCACGTAAGCAGTTGCATTCTCCGCCAAATCCCTAGCATCCCTCAAAGCAAACACCTTCAAATGGGTGCTGTCATGCTACTAGTTTATAAGACAACAAGATCAACTTTGAAATTTCTTAACCTAAATCATGGTTTCACAGAAGTTTTCATTATTCCATGGAATTAAGGAGAGGACACAATTTCAACTACTCATTCAAAATCACTAATGATATTGTGCAGGGATCACAATTGTTTTCTTCTCGATACTAGCTGGGATCCTGGAACCCTTTCAATGTTCAACTTTAGAACAGCAAAAGAGAAAGCTTGTCATCAGTTAAAATGTGAACAAGCCACATCAATATCTCGAGTTCCTTGGCTGTGACCTAGGTGAAGTCATGGGTGTGCTAAACTCTGGCCTTGTGTTCCTGTCGTCTACATGGAAAGTGGGGGAATGAAGCTTCAAGCCTAGTAGTGGTCATAGTTGGACCGCCCCAACACCATCTTCTCCAGACACAGAAAGAAAAATACCAGCCAAAACACAATGCAGTGTCCTCTAACGGAGGAAAAGTGAAGTTCTAGTCCCCCTAGTTATTAAGCAACTAAAGATAGAGGGTGAAACCTTAACATGGGCTTATGTAACTGACCTCAGCATGAGGTTGACCAATCACT
This region includes:
- the LOC104440711 gene encoding LOW QUALITY PROTEIN: DNA-damage-repair/toleration protein DRT111, chloroplastic (The sequence of the model RefSeq protein was modified relative to this genomic sequence to represent the inferred CDS: inserted 2 bases in 2 codons), translating into MLGGLYGDLPPPSSADDENPSGANPASTVWSSSAKFAPPALRKPSLXPQTILRPPPKPKPPPPAPXPPPPKPAAASLPLPPPQDDAAAAQPALVGVTSTIVEEYDPARPNDYEEYRRERKKRAAEAERRRELERRRQEEEEERERREREERERDRERDRNISGEEAWKRRAAMSGAGAPAPAPAPRSPSPPGSADGFTIGKSETPGLGVGAGGQMTAAQRMMAKMGWKEGQGLGKQEQGITTPLMAKKTDRRAGVIVNASESKPEKKVKSVNFNGQPTRVLMLRNMVGPGEVDDDLEEEVASECAKYGTVTKVLIFEITEPNFPAEEAVRIFVQFERAEETTKALVDLNGRYFGGRVVHATFYDEERFSKNELAPMPGEIPGF